In the Brucella anthropi ATCC 49188 genome, one interval contains:
- a CDS encoding dipeptidase, with protein MSQQSSAQSLDKVLSHLDANLDQSLDRLFDLLRIKSISTDPAYKADCRKAAEWLVEDLKTIGFDASVRDTPGHPMVVAHHEGATPDAPHVLFYGHYDVQPVDPLNLWENDPFDPAIKDVGNGRKILTGRGTSDDKGQLMTFVEACRAYKAINGNLPVKVTLLFEGEEESGSPSLKPFLDANKQELKADVALVCDTAMWDAETPAISVGLRGLVGEEIVIKAADRDLHSGFFGGAAANPIHILTKILADLHDETGRVTVPDFYEGVEETPTQILKSWESLGRTAENFLGPIGLSIPSGEKGRSVLELTWARPTAEVNGITGGYTGEGFKTVIAAEASAKVSFRLVHKQDPVKIREAFRTFVKERLPADCSVEFHPHGGSPAIQLPYDSPLVSKAKNALSDEWPKPAVLIAMGGSIPIVGDFDKFLGMESLLVGFGLEDDRIHSPNEKYELNSFHKGQRSWARIMAAIAAK; from the coding sequence ATGTCCCAGCAATCGTCTGCGCAATCGCTCGACAAAGTACTCAGCCACCTCGACGCCAATCTCGATCAGAGCCTCGATCGCCTGTTCGATCTTTTGCGGATCAAGTCGATTTCGACCGACCCGGCCTACAAGGCCGATTGCCGCAAGGCTGCGGAATGGCTCGTCGAAGATTTGAAGACAATCGGTTTCGATGCCAGTGTGCGCGACACGCCCGGCCACCCGATGGTGGTTGCCCATCATGAAGGCGCGACACCGGATGCGCCGCACGTGCTGTTCTATGGTCACTATGACGTGCAGCCGGTCGATCCGCTAAATCTTTGGGAAAACGATCCTTTCGATCCGGCTATCAAGGACGTGGGTAATGGCCGCAAGATACTGACCGGTCGCGGCACGTCCGACGACAAGGGCCAGCTCATGACCTTTGTGGAAGCCTGCCGCGCCTACAAGGCGATCAATGGCAATCTGCCAGTCAAGGTGACACTCCTGTTTGAAGGTGAAGAGGAATCCGGCTCGCCATCACTGAAGCCGTTCCTCGACGCCAACAAGCAAGAGCTGAAGGCCGATGTGGCACTCGTCTGCGACACGGCCATGTGGGACGCAGAAACACCTGCCATCAGCGTGGGCTTGCGCGGTCTCGTCGGCGAGGAGATCGTCATCAAGGCAGCCGATCGCGATCTCCATTCCGGCTTCTTCGGTGGCGCCGCGGCAAACCCGATCCACATCCTGACAAAAATTCTGGCCGACCTGCACGACGAAACCGGACGTGTGACAGTTCCCGATTTCTATGAGGGCGTCGAAGAAACACCGACGCAGATTCTGAAGTCATGGGAAAGCCTTGGCCGCACGGCTGAAAACTTCCTCGGTCCGATCGGTCTGTCCATTCCATCCGGCGAAAAAGGCCGCAGCGTTCTGGAACTGACATGGGCGCGCCCGACCGCTGAAGTCAACGGCATCACCGGCGGCTATACCGGCGAAGGTTTCAAGACCGTCATTGCAGCGGAAGCTTCCGCCAAGGTTTCGTTCCGTCTTGTCCACAAGCAGGACCCGGTCAAAATCCGCGAAGCCTTCCGCACATTCGTCAAGGAACGTCTGCCAGCCGATTGTTCGGTCGAGTTCCATCCGCATGGTGGCTCGCCAGCCATCCAGCTACCCTACGATTCACCGCTTGTTTCCAAGGCCAAGAATGCGCTTTCCGACGAATGGCCGAAGCCAGCCGTGTTGATCGCCATGGGCGGCTCGATCCCGATTGTCGGCGACTTCGACAAGTTCCTCGGCATGGAATCGCTGCTCGTGGGCTTTGGCCTCGAAGATGACCGCATCCATTCGCCCAATGAAAAATACGAGCTGAACTCCTTCCACAAGGGACAACGCTCTTGGGCACGTATTATGGCGGCAATCGCCGCGAAGTAA
- the polA gene encoding DNA polymerase I, which translates to MKKGDHLFLVDGSGYIFRAYHALPPLTRKTDGLPVGAVSGFCNMLWKLLKDARNTDVGVVPTHFAVIFDYSSKTFRNEIYPEYKANRTAPPEDLIPQFGLIRQATRAFNLPCIEKEGFEADDLIATYARIAEQAGGDVTIVSSDKDLMQLVTPSVSMYDSMKDKQISIPEVIEKWGVPPEKMIDLQSLTGDSTDNVPGIPGIGPKTAAQLLEEFGDLDTLLARASEIKQNKRRENILAFADQTKISRELVTLKTDVPLDVDLDSLVLEPQNGPKLIGFLKAMEFTSLTRRVAEATDTDASAVEPCHVETDWGADAHGPDVDVPAKADNAASQPTSAVAASDQGYTPKALAEKRATEAAAQTIDTSAYTCIRDIATLKLWLAEAVETGVLAFDTETTSLDPMQAELVGFSLALAPGRAAYIPLQHKSGAGDLLGGGMVEGQIPLDEALAALKIVLEDASVLKIAQNMKYDWLVMRRHGINTVSFDDTMLISYVLDAGTGSHGMDPLSERWLGHTPIPYKDVAGSGKSAVSFDMVDLDRATAYAAEDADVTLRLWQVLKPRLAAEGLMSVYERLERPLVDVLACMEERGIAVDRQVLSRLSGDLAQAAAAYEDEIYELAGERFNIGSPKQLGDILFGKMSLSGASKTKTGQWSTSAQVLEDLAAEGHPLPRKIVDWRQLTKLKSTYTDALPGFINPETKRVHTSYAMASTSTGRLSSSDPNLQNIPVRTAEGRKIRTAFIAEPGNKLVSADYSQIELRVLAHVADIAQLKQAFADGIDIHAMTASEMFGVPVEGMPSEVRRRAKAINFGIIYGISAFGLANQLSIPREEAGQYIRTYFERFPGIKDYMEATKAFARENGYVETIFGRRAHYPDIRASNPQVRAFNERAAINAPIQGSAADIIRRAMIRMEDALAEQNLAARMLLQVHDELIFEVPDNEVEKTIPVVRHIMENAAMPAVSLAVPLHVDARAAHNWDEAH; encoded by the coding sequence ATGAAAAAAGGCGATCATCTCTTTCTCGTTGACGGCTCGGGCTATATTTTCCGCGCCTATCATGCCCTGCCACCGCTGACCCGCAAGACGGATGGTCTGCCGGTCGGCGCCGTCTCGGGCTTCTGCAACATGCTATGGAAGCTCTTGAAAGATGCGCGCAACACCGATGTGGGCGTGGTGCCGACCCATTTTGCGGTCATCTTCGATTATTCGTCGAAGACGTTCCGCAATGAAATCTATCCTGAATACAAGGCCAATCGCACCGCGCCGCCGGAAGATCTCATTCCTCAGTTCGGCCTCATCCGTCAGGCAACGCGCGCGTTCAATCTGCCCTGCATCGAGAAGGAAGGTTTCGAGGCTGACGACCTGATCGCGACCTATGCCCGTATTGCCGAGCAGGCTGGCGGCGATGTCACCATCGTTTCGTCCGACAAGGATCTCATGCAGCTCGTGACGCCAAGCGTATCGATGTATGACAGCATGAAGGACAAGCAGATTTCGATCCCGGAAGTGATCGAGAAATGGGGCGTTCCGCCGGAAAAGATGATCGACCTGCAATCGCTGACCGGCGACAGCACCGACAATGTTCCCGGCATTCCCGGCATCGGGCCGAAGACGGCGGCGCAATTGCTGGAAGAATTCGGCGATCTCGATACGCTTCTGGCCCGCGCTTCCGAAATCAAGCAGAACAAGCGTCGCGAGAACATTCTGGCGTTTGCCGACCAGACGAAGATTTCGCGCGAGCTGGTTACACTCAAGACCGACGTGCCGCTGGATGTCGATCTGGACAGTCTGGTGCTGGAGCCGCAGAACGGCCCGAAGCTGATCGGCTTCCTGAAGGCTATGGAATTCACTTCGCTCACTCGCCGGGTGGCCGAAGCGACTGACACCGACGCATCGGCTGTCGAGCCGTGCCATGTGGAGACAGACTGGGGCGCGGACGCCCATGGTCCCGATGTCGATGTTCCCGCCAAGGCTGATAATGCTGCGTCGCAACCGACATCCGCTGTCGCTGCCTCGGATCAGGGCTACACGCCGAAGGCGCTCGCAGAAAAGCGGGCGACAGAAGCAGCCGCACAGACAATCGATACGAGCGCTTATACCTGCATTCGCGATATCGCCACGCTGAAACTCTGGCTCGCAGAGGCGGTTGAAACCGGTGTTTTGGCCTTCGATACGGAAACGACGTCGCTTGATCCGATGCAGGCGGAGCTGGTTGGTTTTTCTCTGGCCTTGGCGCCGGGCAGAGCCGCTTATATTCCGCTCCAACACAAGTCTGGCGCGGGTGATCTTCTCGGCGGCGGCATGGTCGAAGGACAAATTCCGCTGGATGAGGCGCTGGCCGCTTTGAAGATCGTGCTTGAGGATGCTTCCGTTCTCAAGATCGCGCAGAACATGAAATATGACTGGCTGGTCATGCGCCGCCATGGGATCAATACAGTCTCGTTCGACGATACGATGCTGATTTCCTATGTACTTGATGCTGGCACGGGTAGCCATGGCATGGACCCGTTGTCCGAGCGCTGGCTCGGTCATACGCCAATTCCCTATAAGGATGTGGCGGGAAGCGGCAAGAGCGCTGTCAGCTTCGACATGGTCGATCTCGACCGTGCCACGGCTTATGCGGCAGAAGACGCCGATGTGACCTTGCGCCTGTGGCAAGTTCTGAAACCGCGTCTTGCAGCTGAAGGGCTGATGTCGGTCTATGAACGTCTGGAACGTCCGCTGGTCGATGTTCTGGCGTGCATGGAAGAACGCGGCATTGCCGTTGACCGCCAGGTACTGTCGCGTCTTTCTGGCGATCTGGCGCAGGCTGCCGCTGCCTATGAAGACGAGATTTACGAACTGGCAGGCGAAAGATTCAATATCGGTTCGCCCAAGCAGCTTGGCGATATTCTGTTTGGCAAGATGAGCTTGTCGGGCGCGTCGAAGACCAAGACCGGTCAATGGTCCACGTCTGCGCAGGTGCTGGAAGACCTCGCTGCCGAAGGCCATCCGCTGCCGCGCAAGATCGTCGACTGGCGTCAGCTCACCAAGCTCAAATCCACCTATACCGATGCGCTACCGGGGTTCATCAACCCGGAGACAAAGCGCGTTCATACGTCCTATGCGATGGCGTCCACTTCAACCGGACGTCTTTCGTCATCCGACCCGAACCTGCAAAATATTCCGGTTCGCACAGCCGAAGGCCGCAAGATCAGGACGGCCTTCATCGCCGAACCCGGCAACAAGCTGGTTTCTGCCGATTACAGCCAGATCGAACTGCGCGTGCTGGCCCATGTGGCCGATATCGCGCAACTGAAGCAGGCCTTTGCCGACGGCATAGACATTCACGCCATGACGGCATCCGAAATGTTCGGCGTGCCGGTGGAAGGTATGCCGTCGGAAGTGCGCCGCCGTGCCAAGGCGATCAATTTCGGCATCATCTACGGCATTTCCGCATTCGGCCTTGCCAACCAGTTGTCGATTCCGCGCGAAGAAGCAGGGCAATATATCCGCACCTATTTCGAGCGCTTCCCCGGCATCAAGGACTACATGGAGGCGACCAAAGCTTTCGCGCGCGAGAATGGCTATGTCGAAACGATTTTCGGGCGTCGTGCGCATTATCCCGATATCAGGGCATCCAACCCGCAGGTTCGTGCGTTCAATGAGCGCGCGGCCATCAATGCGCCGATACAGGGTTCCGCCGCCGACATTATCCGCCGCGCCATGATCCGCATGGAAGATGCGCTGGCGGAGCAAAATCTTGCCGCGCGCATGTTGTTGCAAGTGCACGATGAACTGATCTTCGAAGTGCCTGATAATGAAGTCGAAAAGACCATACCGGTCGTTCGTCACATTATGGAAAATGCGGCGATGCCTGCCGTCTCGCTTGCGGTGCCGCTGCATGTTGATGCGCGTGCAGCGCATAACTGGGATGAGGCGCATTAG
- a CDS encoding DEAD/DEAH box helicase, which translates to MSLPETIAPALSGALAARGYNTLTAVQNAVLAPETLDADLLVSAQTGSGKTVAFGLAMANTILEGELRFSDAGAPLAMIIAPTRELALQVRRELEWLYADTGARIASCVGGMDIRTERRALERGAHIVVGTPGRLRDHITRDALDMSELRAVVLDEADEMLDMGFREDLEFILGEAPKDRRTLMFSATVPKPIAQLAKRFQNDALRLTVQSETSQHADIDYVAMPVPPHERDHAIINTLLYYDSQNSIIFCSTREAVKHMASRLSNRGFAVVALSGELSQAERNNALQAMRDGRARVCVATDVAARGIDLPNLDLVIHADLPNNPETMLHRSGRTGRAGRKGTCVLVVPFSRRRTAERLLHMAKLDAQTVPAPSIAAVQAKTNERILNAEVFNQPVEEEYQDLLKALTERYTPEQIAAAFLNREVASYPAAEEVSDAPVHPVGGKKPRDRFEKGERSDRGDRFERGERRERGEPGERFDRNASFDGVWFSVSAGRKHRADPKWLLPLICKAGDVSKRDVGSIKIFDNETRFEITASKADEFRRSVEERGTGEKGLVIRTAVAGAGGDAAPREGKGGFKPRGDKSKEGGFRDGYKSDGYKGDRSKGDKWDKPRDFSRGDDFKKDGFKKGGKKPEGGGYSKKRRGE; encoded by the coding sequence ATGTCTTTGCCCGAAACCATCGCTCCGGCTCTGTCCGGAGCATTAGCCGCTCGCGGTTATAATACACTCACCGCCGTTCAAAATGCCGTTCTGGCACCCGAAACGCTCGATGCCGATCTTCTCGTTTCCGCACAGACCGGATCGGGCAAGACGGTTGCTTTCGGCCTTGCCATGGCTAACACCATCCTCGAAGGCGAACTGCGTTTCAGCGATGCCGGTGCGCCGCTTGCCATGATTATCGCGCCGACGCGCGAACTGGCGCTTCAGGTTCGTCGTGAGCTGGAATGGCTCTATGCCGATACCGGTGCGCGCATTGCATCCTGCGTTGGCGGTATGGATATCCGCACCGAGCGTCGTGCGCTGGAACGTGGCGCCCACATCGTTGTCGGTACGCCGGGACGTCTGCGCGACCATATCACCCGTGATGCTCTCGACATGTCGGAACTGCGTGCCGTCGTTCTCGATGAAGCTGACGAAATGCTCGACATGGGCTTTCGCGAGGACCTCGAATTCATCCTTGGCGAAGCGCCGAAAGACCGCCGCACGCTGATGTTCTCGGCAACCGTGCCGAAGCCGATTGCCCAGCTTGCCAAGCGCTTCCAGAACGACGCGCTTCGTCTCACCGTCCAGAGCGAAACCAGCCAGCACGCCGATATCGACTATGTCGCCATGCCGGTGCCGCCGCATGAGCGCGACCACGCGATCATCAATACGCTGCTCTATTACGATTCACAGAACTCGATCATTTTCTGCTCGACCCGCGAAGCGGTGAAGCATATGGCAAGCCGGCTCTCCAATCGCGGCTTTGCCGTGGTTGCGCTGTCGGGCGAACTGAGCCAGGCCGAACGCAACAACGCCTTGCAGGCAATGCGCGACGGTCGTGCCCGCGTCTGCGTGGCAACCGACGTTGCCGCGCGCGGCATCGATCTGCCCAATCTCGACCTCGTCATTCATGCCGATCTTCCGAACAATCCCGAGACGATGCTGCATCGTTCGGGGCGTACGGGTCGCGCCGGTCGCAAGGGCACCTGTGTGCTGGTTGTGCCGTTCTCGCGTCGCCGCACTGCAGAGCGCCTTCTGCATATGGCGAAGCTCGATGCGCAGACGGTTCCGGCACCAAGCATCGCTGCTGTTCAGGCCAAGACCAATGAGCGTATTTTGAATGCGGAAGTCTTCAACCAGCCGGTTGAAGAAGAATATCAGGATCTCCTGAAGGCGCTGACCGAGCGTTATACGCCGGAACAGATTGCCGCTGCTTTCCTCAACCGCGAAGTGGCCTCCTATCCGGCGGCGGAAGAAGTTTCCGATGCGCCGGTGCATCCGGTTGGCGGCAAGAAACCCAGAGACCGTTTTGAAAAAGGCGAACGTTCTGATCGCGGTGATCGTTTCGAACGCGGCGAGCGTCGTGAGCGTGGCGAACCGGGCGAACGTTTCGACCGCAATGCTTCTTTCGATGGCGTGTGGTTCTCGGTTTCTGCTGGTCGCAAGCATCGCGCCGATCCGAAATGGCTGCTTCCGCTCATCTGCAAGGCGGGCGATGTTTCCAAGCGCGATGTCGGTTCGATCAAGATTTTCGACAATGAAACCCGCTTTGAAATCACTGCCTCCAAAGCCGATGAGTTCCGCCGTTCGGTCGAAGAACGCGGCACCGGCGAAAAAGGTCTTGTGATCCGCACTGCCGTTGCAGGTGCAGGCGGTGACGCTGCTCCGCGCGAAGGCAAGGGCGGTTTCAAACCACGCGGCGACAAGTCCAAGGAAGGCGGCTTCCGGGATGGCTACAAGAGCGACGGCTATAAAGGCGACCGCTCGAAAGGCGACAAGTGGGACAAGCCACGTGATTTCTCCCGTGGAGACGACTTCAAGAAAGATGGTTTCAAAAAGGGCGGTAAAAAGCCTGAAGGCGGCGGTTACAGCAAGAAGCGTCGCGGCGAGTAA